A window of Campylobacter cuniculorum DSM 23162 = LMG 24588 contains these coding sequences:
- a CDS encoding substrate-binding domain-containing protein → MKKLISAAVLLTSLLYAQDLKIAGSSTVYPFSTFVAEEYALIKKVKTPIVESLGTGGGFKVFCENISDVANASRMMKESEFQACKQAGVTDIMGIMIGYDGIVLAQNKINPHLNITLKDLFLALAKEVPQDGKLVPNPYTHWNQINKDLPNRKITIYGPPSSSGTRDTLEELVMLNTSKTFKEYEKPYKDIRADAAYIPSGENDNLIISKLSVDKDAFGLFGYGFLVNNQDKINATKIDDIEPNESNISNGSYKLARSLFIYINTKKNPKVFDFAKIYLSDELAKSGGELEKIGLVPLSDEDLKTMQKHIENKTLLNEQLIKAGKIF, encoded by the coding sequence CCTTTTAGCACTTTTGTGGCTGAAGAATATGCTTTAATCAAAAAGGTTAAAACACCTATAGTAGAGAGCTTAGGAACGGGTGGGGGATTTAAAGTGTTTTGCGAAAATATTAGCGATGTTGCGAATGCTTCAAGAATGATGAAAGAATCAGAATTTCAAGCATGCAAACAAGCAGGAGTAACCGATATAATGGGCATTATGATAGGTTATGATGGTATAGTTTTAGCACAAAATAAAATCAATCCTCATTTAAACATCACCCTAAAAGATTTATTCTTAGCTTTAGCTAAAGAAGTGCCACAAGATGGTAAGCTTGTTCCAAATCCCTATACGCATTGGAATCAAATCAATAAGGACCTACCAAATCGTAAGATTACCATTTACGGACCTCCATCAAGCTCTGGAACAAGAGATACCTTAGAAGAGCTTGTTATGCTTAATACCTCTAAAACCTTTAAAGAATATGAAAAACCTTATAAAGATATAAGAGCTGACGCAGCTTATATACCAAGTGGAGAAAATGATAATTTAATCATTTCAAAGCTTTCAGTGGATAAAGATGCTTTTGGTCTTTTTGGATATGGCTTTTTAGTTAATAATCAAGATAAGATTAATGCAACAAAGATTGATGATATTGAGCCAAATGAGAGCAATATTTCAAATGGAAGTTACAAACTTGCTAGAAGTTTGTTTATCTATATCAATACAAAGAAAAATCCAAAGGTTTTTGATTTTGCAAAAATTTATTTAAGCGATGAGCTTGCAAAAAGTGGAGGAGAACTTGAAAAAATAGGTCTCGTGCCTTTAAGTGATGAGGATTTAAAAACTATGCAAAAACATATAGAAAATAAAACTTTACTCAATGAACAACTTATTAAGGCTGGAAAAATATTTTAA
- the pstC gene encoding phosphate ABC transporter permease subunit PstC, with protein sequence MVKEKIIHFILYLCALVSVVVSFAIMLTILIEALKFFQRESVFTFLFSSQWTADVAFVGADGESKEGQFGALALFWGTFYISLIAMITALPLGIACAIYLSVFAGKKSKNYLRPVLEIIAAIPTVVFGFFAAIVIAPFIVWFFSLFGIEASFQSALGAGFIMGIMIVPIVASLSSDCIESVSTKRINAALALGMTKKELVFAVILPESLSGIIAACLLGLSRALGETMIVVMAASLRPNLTMNFLEDMTTVTVKIVEALSGDQAFDSSLTLSAFSLGFVLFILTLMINILSVYLINRFHKRKNL encoded by the coding sequence ATGGTAAAAGAAAAAATCATTCATTTTATTCTTTATTTGTGTGCTTTAGTGAGCGTAGTAGTGAGTTTTGCTATTATGCTCACAATTTTAATTGAGGCTTTGAAATTTTTTCAAAGAGAAAGCGTTTTTACTTTTTTATTTTCATCTCAATGGACAGCCGATGTTGCGTTTGTAGGAGCCGATGGTGAAAGTAAAGAGGGTCAATTTGGTGCTTTAGCTCTTTTTTGGGGGACTTTTTACATCTCACTCATTGCTATGATAACAGCTTTGCCTTTAGGGATAGCGTGTGCAATTTATTTGAGTGTTTTTGCAGGTAAAAAATCTAAAAATTATTTAAGGCCTGTCCTTGAAATTATAGCAGCTATTCCAACTGTGGTTTTTGGTTTTTTTGCCGCGATTGTTATAGCCCCTTTTATAGTATGGTTTTTCAGTCTTTTCGGTATAGAAGCAAGTTTTCAAAGTGCTTTGGGGGCGGGATTTATTATGGGTATTATGATAGTGCCTATTGTTGCTTCTTTGTCTTCTGATTGCATTGAAAGCGTAAGCACAAAAAGAATCAATGCTGCACTTGCTTTGGGTATGACAAAAAAAGAACTCGTTTTTGCTGTGATTTTACCTGAAAGTTTAAGTGGCATTATCGCAGCTTGTCTTTTAGGGCTTTCCCGTGCTTTAGGAGAAACGATGATTGTTGTTATGGCTGCAAGTTTAAGACCTAATTTAACTATGAATTTTTTAGAAGATATGACAACTGTTACCGTTAAAATTGTTGAAGCTTTAAGCGGAGATCAAGCTTTTGATAGCTCTTTAACTTTGAGTGCTTTTTCTCTGGGTTTTGTGCTTTTTATTTTAACTTTGATGATCAATATATTGAGTGTTTATCTCATCAATCGTTTTCATAAAAGGAAAAATTTATGA
- the pstA gene encoding phosphate ABC transporter permease PstA — protein sequence MTLFKKRQKASKNFKRFCKFALLSNLVFLCIFLGSVFFLGIGAFKQSYILVENGENSYYELLSRAEQRKIRSGQIKETSWFLANSEVDAYMKENYNRLDDKQKALVDLLKQEKRIELRFNTTFFLNGDSKSPENAGILAAMIGSLQCMLVCMLVCMSVGIGAAIYLEELAPKNFITHLIVVCINNLASVPSILFGLLGLGVFIALFGMPRSSALVGGVTLALMSLPLIIVSTQAALKSVDENIKNAAYALGMTKFQMIRAVSLPLAMPMILTGSILALAQAIGETAPLMIVGMLAFIPDVAQNIFEPTSVLSTQIYSWSSMPERAFLEKTAAGIIVLLFMVLFLNLSAIFLRKYFQGRIK from the coding sequence ATGACTTTATTTAAAAAAAGACAAAAAGCTTCAAAGAATTTTAAAAGATTTTGCAAATTTGCACTTTTGAGTAATTTAGTCTTTCTTTGTATTTTTTTAGGCAGTGTATTTTTCTTAGGAATTGGAGCTTTTAAGCAAAGTTATATTTTGGTTGAAAATGGTGAAAATTCTTATTATGAGCTTTTATCACGTGCAGAGCAAAGAAAGATAAGATCCGGACAAATCAAAGAAACTTCTTGGTTTCTAGCAAATTCCGAAGTTGATGCTTATATGAAAGAAAATTACAATCGATTGGACGATAAGCAAAAGGCTTTGGTGGATTTGTTGAAGCAAGAAAAAAGGATTGAGCTTAGATTTAATACAACTTTCTTTTTAAATGGAGATTCTAAATCTCCTGAAAACGCTGGAATTCTAGCGGCTATGATAGGAAGCTTACAATGCATGCTTGTATGTATGCTAGTATGTATGAGTGTAGGTATAGGTGCAGCGATTTATTTAGAAGAATTAGCTCCAAAAAATTTTATAACCCATTTGATTGTGGTGTGTATCAATAATCTCGCAAGTGTTCCTAGTATCTTGTTTGGACTTTTAGGGCTTGGAGTGTTTATAGCTTTGTTTGGTATGCCCCGCTCTTCTGCTCTTGTTGGAGGAGTGACTTTGGCTTTGATGAGTCTTCCACTCATTATAGTTTCAACTCAAGCCGCTTTAAAGAGTGTTGATGAGAATATAAAAAATGCAGCCTACGCACTTGGTATGACAAAATTCCAAATGATAAGAGCCGTCAGCCTTCCTTTAGCAATGCCTATGATACTGACAGGTTCTATACTTGCTTTAGCTCAAGCCATTGGAGAAACAGCTCCTTTGATGATTGTTGGTATGTTGGCTTTTATACCCGATGTGGCACAAAATATTTTTGAACCTACTAGCGTTTTAAGTACTCAAATTTATTCTTGGTCCTCTATGCCAGAGAGGGCTTTTTTAGAAAAGACAGCAGCGGGTATTATAGTGCTTTTATTTATGGTCTTGTTTTTAAATTTAAGTGCTATATTTTTAAGAAAATATTTTCAAGGAAGAATAAAATGA